In Euphorbia lathyris chromosome 9, ddEupLath1.1, whole genome shotgun sequence, the following are encoded in one genomic region:
- the LOC136206836 gene encoding uncharacterized protein isoform X2, whose amino-acid sequence MEPKTVVSEEEITSILEVIASTGKFWHDWNKLKSMISFHLKQVLSDYPEAKMSTREEQSISLGETYTELVKRLDEALQRFHEGPPFTLQRLCEILLGARSIYPNLSKLALALEKNLLVTSTLTISMDPYPQVMQRSEADKAGGEEGEHPQVMQNGVEGDRDEIMAEVQEADIDDDMTIDMEAFEEIVGSRSGSGSGSSEPNSTHNS is encoded by the exons AACCCAAGACTGTTGTTTCTGAAGAAGAAATCACTAGCATTCTTGAAGTTATTGCATCCACGGGGAAATTTTG GCATGATTGGAACAAACTGAAGAGCATGATTTCCTTTCATCTGAAGCAG GTTTTGTCAGACTATCCTGAGGCAAAAATGTCGACCAGGGAGGAGCAAAGTATTTCCTTGGGAGAAACTTATACAGAACTAGTGAAAAGGTTGGATGAAG CTCTACAAAGGTTTCATGAAGGTCCTCCCTTTACTCTACAGAGGCTCTGTGAG ATCCTATTGGGTGCAAGAAGTATCTATCCAAATCTTTCGAAGCTGGCCCTAGCACTAGAAAAG AATCTGTTGGTGACATCTACATTAACAATTTCAATGGATCCTTATCCGCAAGTGATGCAAAGATCTGAAGCGGATAAAGCAGGAGGTGAAGAAGGGGAACATCCACAAGTAATGCAAAATGGTGTTGAAGGAGACAGGGATGAAATAATGGCTGAGGTACAAGAAGCTGACATTGACGATGATATGACCATAGACATGGAAGCCTTTGAAGAAATAGTTGGATCCCGATCCGGATCAGGATCGGGATCATCTGAACCAAATTCTACGCATAATTCTTGA
- the LOC136206887 gene encoding cytochrome P450 89A2-like, giving the protein MELWLIISSITTISVCAYVFLKSNKTLPPGPPSIPILSGLLWLLKSFSELEPILRNLRAKYGPIITLRIGYRPAIFISTHSLAHQALVQNGALFADRPPPLPISKVLSTNQHNISSASYGPTWRLLRRNLTSQILHPSRLKSYSKPRKWVLDILINSLSQSQSQSHHVLVRDHFQNAMFYLLVLLCFGDKLQQDKIKEVERVQRAILLSLNRFTILNFWPSLTKFLFRRRWDEFLQLRRDQAEVLIPLIRARATARARVGAELENSMVVSYVDTLLDLQLPEEKRKLEEVEIVSLCSEFLDAGTDTTSTALQWILANLVKYSYIQDKVFEEILGVVGSNKKEEIKEEELERMPYLKAVILEGLRRHPPGHFVLPHAVTEDTVVEGFLIPKNASVNFMIAEMGWDPKVWDDPMSFKPERFLNNDIDITGSREIKMMPFGVGRRICPGYNLAILHLEYFVANLIWNFKWTPLPGDHIDLSEKQEFTVVMKTPLKAHLSPRISPFNS; this is encoded by the coding sequence ATGGAGTTGTGGTTGATCATCTCCTCCATTACCACCATATCTGTATGTGCCTATGTTTTCTTAAAATCCAACAAAACACTTCCACCAGGACCTCCATCTATCCCAATTCTGAGCGGCCTTCTGTGGCTCCTCAAGTCTTTCTCCGAACTTGAGCCTATTCTTCGCAATCTTCGTGCTAAATACGGACCAATTATCACCCTTCGTATCGGTTATCGACCCGCCATATTTATCAGCACTCACTCTCTCGCACATCAAGCACTAGTTCAGAACGGTGCCCTTTTCGCCGACCGTCCTCCTCCCCTTCCTATAAGCAAAGTTTTGTCTACCAATCAGCATAACATCAGCTCTGCCTCCTATGGACCAACTTGGCGCCTTCTCCGTCGTAATCTCACTTCCCAAATCCTCCATCCTTCACGCCTTAAATCCTACTCTAAACCACGCAAATGGGTTTTGGATATCCTTATCAATTCACTCTCTCAATCTCAATCTCAATCTCACCATGTTCTCGTCAGAGACCATTTCCAGAACGCCATGTTCTATTTGCTAGTCCTTTTGTGCTTTGGAGACAAGCTTCAACAGGACAAGATCAAGGAGGTCGAGAGAGTTCAGCGTGCAATACTGCTCAGTCTTAATCGTTTTACTATATTAAATTTCTGGCCTTCTCTCACCAAATTCCTGTTTCGTAGGCGTTGGGATGAATTCTTACAGCTCCGGAGAGATCAGGCAGAGGTTTTAATTCCTCTAATTAGGGCAAGGGCAACAGCAAGAGCAAGAGTAGGAGCGGAACTGGAGAATTCAATGGTAGTATCATATGTGGATACGCTGTTGGATTTGCAGCTCCCGGAAGAGAAGAGAAAGCTTGAAGAAGTGGAAATAGTAAGTTTATGCTCTGAGTTTCTGGATGCAGGGACTGATACTACCTCCACAGCCCTGCAATGGATCCTTGCCAATTTGGTTAAGTACTCGTACATTCAAGATAAGGTATTCGAGGAGATATTGGGAGTGGTGGGATCAAATAAGAAGGAAGAGatcaaagaagaagaattggAGAGGATGCCATACCTGAAAGCAGTTATTTTGGAAGGATTAAGGCGACATCCCCCGGGGCATTTTGTGTTGCCACACGCAGTTACAGAGGACACAGTTGTTGAAGGTTTTCTGATTCCTAAGAATGCAAGTGTGAATTTTATGATTGCAGAGATGGGGTGGGATCCAAAAGTATGGGATGATCCAATGAGTTTCAAGCCAGAAAGGTTTTTGAATAATGATATTGATATAACAGGAAGCAGAGAAATAAAGATGATGCCTTTTGGAGTAGGAAGAAGGATTTGTCCTGGATATAACTTGGCAATACTTCATTTGGAGTATTTTGTTGCAAATTTGATTTGGAATTTCAAGTGGACTCCTCTCCCTGGAGACCATATTGATCTCTCTGAGAAGCAAGAATTCACTGTCGTCATGAAAACTCCACTCAAAGCCCATCTATCTCCAAGGATCAGCCCTttcaattcttaa